The sequence TCCCCGCTCGGTCAGCATTCAAACAAATCCTTGGTCTCCCCGCTCACCCTTACAATCCAAAGCCTTCACCTATAACTCAGACCCATTATGTAGAAGTCATGGTTAAATTGTCGACAACATTATGTATTTCTCAAGTCATTATTGTAATCCCTTAAGAAGTTAGATTTTTGGCTATTAGGGACATGTACATTTTTCCAGGATTTTTTCCTTGggcaagaccgaaggttttcttcatTTGGTTCTTTCCTACAGGTACCCACACCGAACTGAATTTGtacatttttgtaatttttttcagaATTAATAAAGGTTACGGCCTTGGCCCATTAtcgatttaaaaaaataaaaaaaattagcctATCTATATCTAAATTTGTGTATGACCTGTTCTTGTATTTGTATCTATatcttataataattaaaaaaattattatttcctATTTGTATTTGTATCTtacattaattaaaaaatttattatttcctactaatcatatttttctttttagtagaaacaaattcaatctaataaTAAAACAATAATAGATACAagtatttcttatatttttataAGAATGAAGAAATCAAAATATGTGATATAGCCAATGGGCTCTTAGCGGAAGAGGTTGACCTCCATTAAAAAAATATGTGATATAAATGATTGTTTTTTCATATCTATGATCTTGTAAAAAATGCAATTCACAATAAAATTAAGGAACCAAAAATTTTAGTAGAGCtacctatttttcatattaatattCATGAAATTATTGATTCAACAACCTACTAATGTCAAATATGTCAATTACTCCATGCTAGTGAAAAATGTTTAAATAATGATATTTATCAAATCAACATAAATGTCAAGCACTTATTTTTTATAATACCACTACATTAAagcataaattaattaaaataatgtaaGAACAACGAAACCAAAGTAATAAAAGAATGAAAAAGAGCATGACTATTAATGAGAAAAATAATATACAAGCTCATTCCCTCACTTAAATATCATCTCCTCCTTTATTGGCATGCCATCAAATTTGGCGAGAACATTAttagataataatatttttttcccACTCTCTTTGGTAAGATAGAAAATAAAGTAGTCTAAGTATAATGTAAGTTGTATTCAATTGAAGGAGTTGGGAAACTTTATTGGTATTCATAAAGAAGAGTTCCTAGAGTATTTGTACATTAGTGTTGATAGAAATAGCTATTAGAAGAAATAGAGTAGTTCTTAGAGGAATATCTATTGAATTAGTTGTGCAAATTTTTAAAGGTGGTTGTAGTGCATGATTATTGAGGCATCTTTAAGTAAGTATTAGAGACACTTTGAAATAATCACTTTTTTACTATTGCATGCATAATGAATCCTAGAATGTTTTTCTTTACTACCCATAAactagaacaatagctataagtagttaagttgcaAATGAAGACAACAAAAAACAATCTTCTAGTTATGGTTTTTATAGGGAGTCTTCTAGTTGGAATATGAGAGAGATAATGTGCTTAAGGGATGACCTTGGTTTATGAGAGGTTTTTAGATTGGTTGAGGAATTTTTGCAATGCTTCAACACCATAGTAGGAGGAAAATTAGCTTCTTATGAAAAAATTTGTGTGGAAATAGAGTTCAATAAGTTGATTACACATAGCATCAAGCTTTCCTCTATTTTGGGGGAAAGGCTTGAGGAATCCGAATATGAATGTCTCACCATGAGGTGTTTTAATTGTTGGAAGGTGGGGCATACTGCCAAAAGATGTGCTGTGAGAGTTGAAATTCAAACAAAATAATTAAAATGGGGAGGTTGTCATTATGGTAAATTATGTGTGTTGAATAGTGTGTAACCATAGAAATGAGAATGATGATAAAAGATGGGTGATCAAGTTAAGGGgtaaaagatagaaaatacaaattaTTAATAGAAAACAAGAAGATAATTGTAAAGGGGATGTTCTCATATCTTTATTGGTTTgtgaaatataaaatattttattttaagtttgatCAATATTTTAATTTGAATATTGTAAGTTAATATGTAAGTTAAAATGGAGGTAACAAGCTCATGAAATTTAATATATCATATGCATTTAAATTTTGCTGCCATGACCATCGCCATTCCCATCATTGCCGCAAAGAAATACTCATATTCTCTTTCTAGTGCCATTTTCGTCCGGAAAACCTCCGAATTGCTGTCAACTTATATAATGACCAATTGATACAGTTTTAATAAAGCTTAGTAGTTTTTTAAGCAAGTTTCTTACAGAGAATTTCTGCACGCCCCTTGCAATAAAACAACAATGCTTATACAGTTACGAAAAATACTATTATTTTGGGAGAAGTTTTTAAAGTTTATATCTAAATTAAAATAGAGGTAAAATATAATATTGAAAATTTTTATGTATTGTATTTTTCTGACAATCTTTTATatacaataattaatcatttttaGAATTTAGACTTCTTTTATGTTCACATATTCTTATGTATCAATTTTGATTATATATTTATCATCTACTTATATTGTCATTGTTTCATAGTGTCTCATCTTTTTAAAATTTCAAAGTCAAATTGAGCCTATGATATATCCCACAAACTAAACATTGTATGCcaacttaaaatataaaacatTTCATATTATAGTGTAAGATGTATAAGAACACACTTTGATTCATTTTAACTTATTAATCATTGAGAGATTTTATTGAATTGGTTTACTTGAAATTTGAATGAGGAGAACATGACCTTCACTTAACAAGATCCTCAAATttatttagataaacattatcattTCAATAATGTAAAttcatatattaataaaaatagggaaaaaaaatatGCACATAAATGTATTAAATTTTACATAATAGACTCTAAAATGATTCATTGCCATAATTTTACTTTAAATCTGGATGGAAATTTAATTCTCTACTAACCTACTGCACAACTAGATTTGATACTAGCAAAGCttattttaaactattaaaaataatttttttcctaaaaattaaatcacatgaaaattcttatttttcttttgttaATTGGATCACTTCAACTTAAAAATTCTATAACGAAAAATGACATCTTCCATTTACATGCAATGAAAATAATTGACTATTAGGAAAATATCCATGTAAACATTGGACTGgaataaaaaaatctaaacatgTTTAGAAATCTTTGCACAACACAACAAAAGTTTACAAAAAAAACTAAAGCATAACAATAATTATAGTaactattataattttttttttttatactatAATAGTTAAAATTAGTTGTATACATAAATTAAAGACATGATATTTTGCAGATTTCtcacaaacattaaaaaaataatcttgttaaaataaatattattttcttaaTATCATTATATGAAaccaaaaattatttaaaataaaatagcaGCAATAGAATCCAAGTAATAAAAGAATGTAGAAGAGCATAACTATCCACGAAAATAATAATAGACAAGCTCACTACGTGTCGTACATTAAATTTGACGAGAACATTATTATATAGTAAGGTTTTTCTCCCATCCTCTTTGGTAAGATAGAAATAAAGTAGCCTAAGTGCAATCAGAGCTATAGGATGTTGGCACTTAAATATTATGATCTCACACATCATAATGAATTTATATTCAAAAGTGAAAATTAAGAAAATGAGCAACAAACTGCTAGCTAAATATTAATTCTTCAATGTGAGAAATCCgtaattaataaaatcaaataaactATTTAAATCGTAACAAATAATCTAATTTATACAAAATAATAAGAattgaataatattttattttaatatagacAAATGCTCACATTATAGTAGATAAATTATAGATTTcagtattttaatatatataaatctgACAAATTATATCCTAAACATTATATTGACTGGACATGTGAACCAATTTCATTGAGCAGAAACCACTTCAATTTAATTCAAGGATAAAATTTATAATCCCACAAATCTCGGTCAGTTTCCCTTAAAAAATAGAGAATTTCAAATCTGTTAAAATGAAACTTACCTCTATTCAGACAAATTTAGCACACACAGACTTACAGTCATTGCTGGTTTTTTCTGGCTTCCTTGCCTTATATTCATTTGAAATTTAGGAAACCAGAATTCATAGCAGACCTTGCTATTTTGCATAAAATTAACGATAAAATTAAAGAAATGGATTGTTTCAAAATAGCGAAGAAATGTCGCATTGATGATATTTAACAAATGGCAAGAAATCTTAAGCTCCGACTTCGAGAGTGCTTCTAAATTGAACGCCAAGTGAACATAACTCTGACTAAACCACGGTCCATACAGACAATAACCAGAAAAGTGAGCGAGAGCAAAAAGAACAAGAATAAGATCGCTTCCCTCAAAGCCGCCCGCTCAGTTACCGTCATCTCAGCAAATACGGCTTGAACGCTATCCGACGGTTGTGGTTTTCTTTCCCTTATTCTTGCCAAGTTGACATGAAATGGCGCCTGAGTAGTGATCTCTGTCAATGAGATCAGGGGTTTCGATCCtgcaaccaaaaaaataaaaatttccatataaaataatatttgaCGTCTAAATTGAACAAAGATTACTGTTGCATTTCCTAATCATACACTTTCCAGTCACTAGCTCTTATGAAACACCTGGTGGTTGCACTCTTGCAAAAGAATTTCAGAAAAAAGAAACAGGTATTCACTAGGGCTAAATATTAAAAATAAGATCAGGGAAGACCTAAACGCCAAactcattttctatttttttctatatattgaaAGAATATCAAGTGAAGAAATGAAAAACATTGCGGCATACCGTCTGTGTCTCCTGCAGCAACCATGCCAGTTCCTGCCGCCATGATCATCGCCATTCCCATCATTACTGCTAAGAACCACTCATATTCTCTCTTAAATGCCATTTTTGTAAGGAAAAGGTCTCAAATGCAGTAAACTTATGAGTACGAATGGTTAAAGTTTTCAAAGAGAATGTAGTAGATTTTACAGAGAGCCAGCCTCTTTTAGGGAATTTACGCTTGTCCGTTTGATAAAACCCTAACGTTTTAGATCTTTTAGGATATCCCTTTCTGGCTTCGGAAAACTTTTCCttatacaattttaaaaaatattattacttCGGGAGAGGAATGTTGAAACGTTGAAACGTGGAATCGTGAGTGAAATAAGACAGATAAGATGATTGCAGATGCGGGCGTGGAAATGTGAGCGTAGTGGAAAATTGGCAATGATGAATAAGACGCAGACCACGACATTAATAGTGGGCGCTTTAAACGAAGCAACCAATATATTCCCATCAATTCCCAACGTATACGAAGTTCAGACGAAAACGAAGTTGAACGATGAAGGGAGAAAACAGTTAGAATAGAACGTGAATCGCGAGGCCATCGTTATGGTAAATTACGTGCATTGAATTTTGTCTGGAACAGAAGAGGTGGGATTGAATATAAAAATGAACCTTCTAGTTAAAGAGCAAACATGTTGCAGCCGCCATTAGCATCGCCATTCCCATCATTTCCGCAAAGAATTAATCATATTGTCTCTGTAAGGCCATTGTTGTTAGTAAAAGCTCCGAAATGCTGTCAAATTACATAATGACCAATTGATACAGTTTTAAGTAGTTTAGTAGATTTTTCAGAATGCCTCTTATAGAGAATTTCTCGACTGCCCCTGCGATAAAATCCTAATGCTTTAGAACTTAGGAGATTCCTCTCTTGTAACTAATAATTTTTCAGTAAACAGTtgtgaaaaaaataatattattttcgaAAAAGAGTGTTGGATCGTTGAAACGTGAATGAAATAAGTCGATTGCAGCTGTGCGCGTGGAAATGTGCGAGATCGTTGCAAGTTGCGAGAGATCCAGACCACGACATTAACGGGCTCGTTGAACGATGAAACTAACTTTGAGTCCCCAAGGATAAAATTTGTTTTAGTTGAACAATGAAAGGGGAAAACAGTTGGAATGGAACCGAGTGAAAAAATAAGACAGCTAAGAAGTCCAGCAACATTGTGCGCTTTGAACGAGGCAACCAAGAATTTCTCAATAGTTCTCCACCGACACGGAGTTCAAATATAAAAAGAATAAAACTAATTAACGTGGAAATTTGGTAATGTTAATGTGGAACTCTTAGATAAGATCCCTAACATATGTATTCAAAAGAATTCCTTGATTTTAAGGTTGGGAAACTTGAAAAGAAAGTTCATAGGCATATGGTCATTTATGGAAAAGATTAGTACATGGATAGCGCAAAATTGGATGGGCTGAAGTTggaggtgattttttttttttgggtggagGCTATTTACAGATAGACTTCTAGTTGAAATTTGAGAGAGATAATGTGTTTAGGGGAGGGTTTTGGTTTTTTCGACTGGCACAAGAAATCAAGGAGATATGATTATTTGCAAGTCAAAGAACTAAAAAATGATACGAATTCAAAATGACTTATTGATCATTATGAACTCAAGTAAGATAACCCTCAAATAATAGATCATTGAATATAAATGAGATTATTGAGATAAATACTATTCACATACAAAGTCTGTCATAACAATATAAAACGAGTTAATCCTGTTGAATTTACATATATTCTAGCATCTCATTGAAACTCAATTGTAAGAGGTGAAGATGAGGGTTACATTCACACCAAAATGAATCCAACAAGAGAAGCCTTCTACATCCTTTCTAATGACAATTTCTATTAAATTAAATGACTCCTATATATTAATCCTTCATTGTGAAAAATGAATAACTATGCAAGTATATGGAGATAAACACATTCTGTGTGCTCACCAAAGTATCACAATCTTTTGACTTCCAATTTTGACATGGCTTGAAATTGAGGATGTATTATCctattataaatattttaatgaattGTTCATTCTCAATACCCTAAACCAATATTTTCTACATATAGGAATTTAATAAATTGAAGTAGTCAAGGCATATGGCTTATGCATACCcttaaaacaaataaaaacaaattgAAAGCCCAAATTATCACCATATTGGAATGAATCATTTTTAAAAGTATCTAGAAATTTTCTATCACATAAAAAAAATAATTGTAGAAATaaatcataaaagaaaaaaatggagatTGAGTAAACACACATGCTATTAATGTCATACCACACATTAGAAATAAAACGTATTTATATTATGGTGCCTGAAAATAAGCTTAGAATATGCATATAAACATTTTAAAATTATAACTTCTTATATCTATTTATTGTTGGACAAGGTAAGGGAGTTTGGTTTTATTCATTATGATAATTATAATAAAAGAAttcaaataaatagaataatttataGATAATTGTTATGTATATAATAAAAGATGGATGCAAAATTTAAGGACCTGagtgaaaaactggctaaaagtactaaaaaaaattgatgaggaaagagctagttttcaaaaattatacaaaagttatgagtctgttgctgccgaaataagaaaaatacaggacctattggatcatgagaagtaaagagaaaaatatttggaagaggaagtagaggaagaaaaaaagaaatgtgcacaaatgaaagaagacctgcataatgcaaatgataaaattaaaacttcgaaggatagattgaaagataatatgaaaaatacaatgaagtatataaaagaaaacatttgggggaaaataatatagaggagtgacaagttgtgtgaatggtttgaattgagtgaaagtctgagattaatttatatgaaaatcaaagggcacattgagaagagcatacatgtttattcaaaagaggatatggcaaaccaaattttgcaagtagtctacagtaccaatGATAGATATTAGGCATCCAAGTGAATTAACAACCGCATTGATGctatagttaagacatcatctatccttaaaaaatgcaagaaactaagggaaacatcagaagttatggataaatgtggcaaaaagatattgaagttgcaagaaaagacaactactttgattaaagtTGGTTTACCTAAgactgttgacccatcaaataaattcatgagaaaagaaacttacaaaataaacatggagataaaaatgaagtctgatttagacttgcttcctaagaacacaactccccaaagctttctggaattcatcgaaCTATTTACAACTCTGAATGGGGTATTGagtgaaacaatgatgtcaagtcacttttctaaatatggattgttgacgaagttgcattgactttccatagtttaaataatattgaccttccatcaaacgaagagtcgagcaccctacaaaaactggcacaaaaatcttaagaatcatagtaagTATTGCATAGTTTAATGCTTTTACTCTTGATTTCAAggatttatgttttttctgtttggaatttggcatcgcttgaaataaatctgttttatgaacaggaaaaaaccaacactcgttgttgctaatccaacctatgaatctatgatgcacagtgcaaaccttcaTCCTGTAAATTTGTaatctcaaattctcccaagttttaaaatttctgcatttctctatttttgattactaggttctgggcactactattatctatatttaatttttcatggcttgaattaatattttattttgaactctattttttgaacatgatACATCTGACATGTAGCatttgttaaattgctaatccgacctgtgatggccatgtaaatttgagTTGAGTTTGTGATATTGATGTTGAGTCatcacatgttgcaaatcgacttgaagctgttgttgctcccttgtttctataaaagggaattcagggtcatttacaaagggttttgaaactttgtattgacgtTTGCATGGAGAATCAGACAAAggggtgtattgaatgaattgtctAATATGGCTataatttgaaagaattaatgaaaatgtaAGTTCTCATATTATTTAAATCAGCATACATATTCATCTCTGCCAGGTAAAATGCTGAAGAACACTAGCTTACTCAaactaagaagaaattagacagttTAAAACTTACATAAGAAAATTATAGTGCTTTAGTACTAAACTTGACTAAGCTGTTGAGGATAGAATCTAAGACTGGTAACAAAAAATATAAAACACATATCAAACAACTGTTGTAAAACATTAACTTCAATGAACTGCAACATGTGGAGGGAACCGCTGAAAACCATCTTCACCTCTTGTGAACTTGAAAGGCTAATCAATGTTCCCATTTTGCAATCCATATCTCTGAATTCCAAATGGATTATTAAACAAATACCTTATCATATATTATAAATGGAAACATGTATATAACTTACAAAGATCATTAAGTGCTGCCAACATTACCGTAGCATATATATGCCTATAATTCTATCATATTCATAGATTTATCTTTTACCTAAATGTTGCTATAACAAAATAATTTTATGCTCTTACTTGGTTCTAACCTTAATTCTTTTTTTGCATATATTCTTGATCATTTGATGTTTGATCTTTCCTACATTGTTGTTGAATGATAAAGTTTAGTCAAAACAAATTTATAGATTTTAAACATTTAAATTATGATGCGGAATTTACGAGCAGAAGGCAAGCCATCAATAGGGCATTTGTTGCATTCACATCATGATCCTATGCTTAAGACTCTTGTGGACATTGATATTGTTCCTTGATATTAAGCTGCAACACTACCATCCATTTTGAGTACACCCACAAAGCTTTTCTGAAGCTTTAATTAGAATAAATTTTATACATTCTAAACATTGAAATTATAATTtgcaatttttatttatattgaaaCTTAAACTTGATATGCAATGAACTATCTTTTTTATCCATGATGTGTAATGAACACCTTTTGAGCTCTACAATAATTTCCTTAAATTTAGTAGTATGCatgtttttaaataatatttttacaaatttatttattcttcttaaataaataaattgattattccctattcttctaaaggtcttcaattaattaattcctctaaaTTCTTATCTTCAGAAAATTTGGTGAGTTTTTGAAATTTGAACTTCTTTGGGTCTGCTAAATCTTTGAAGTTTTTTTGGGTTTGTCAAACTTTTTTCCAGTCCAAGTTTTTCAACTCTTCTACTAGGTAAACCAGTTTCTTAGTAACATATAAGTAATAGGCCAGAATGGATTGGATTCTAGCCAAACAAAAATCTACATCCAATTCAGAACAAATAGCCAAGTTCTTTTTCTTCATTCGTCTTCATTGTTCCATACTTTGACCTTGGATGTTAAGGAGCACATTCCCTTGATTCTATAATAATTCCCTCACCAATGTCTTTTAACTAGAACCACCATCCTAGGACATTATGGGCAAATTCACTTGTAGATATATAATCCAAGCAATTGTAATAATGTCCACCACCAACAAAGAATTTGGTTTAcatttatatgatttatttcttcaTTTGGCTACAAACACTGCATTGGTAGCAACAATATTGACATGTCTTTACAATAAGTGTTCATTAACTATGATATCAACTAAAGTTGTTAAGACCTAAGAATATAACAATGAATGCCCCTGGAGCAGGGGATTATTCTACCCTATGTAAAGCTGAAAAAAAGTTATATATCTTGCAAACTTCAGGCTCATGGACAATCAAATAACTTCATAAACATCTAAACATAAAATTAGGAGGAGAACTCCTATACTAGTTCACCACCAAACAAGATATCAAGTTTTTAAGGTCACCACCAAACAAGACACCATTTTGATGTATGAGGGTACACTAATGCAAGAAATCCAT is a genomic window of Cryptomeria japonica chromosome 7, Sugi_1.0, whole genome shotgun sequence containing:
- the LOC131059702 gene encoding uncharacterized protein LOC131059702 — its product is MAFKREYEWFLAVMMGMAMIMAAGTGMVAAGDTDGSKPLISLTEITTQAPFHVNLARIRERKPQPSDSVQAVFAEMTVTERAALREAILFLFFLLSLTFLVIVCMDRGLVRVMFTWRSI